One Etheostoma cragini isolate CJK2018 chromosome 6, CSU_Ecrag_1.0, whole genome shotgun sequence DNA window includes the following coding sequences:
- the LOC117945895 gene encoding WD repeat-containing protein 73-like → MLSSEEKTLALMLSSEEKTLALMLSSEEKTLALMLSSEEKTLTLMLSSEEKTLTLMLSSEEKTLALMCVVTNDGRSSDLQVWTVGGDDTDVIRRTGSVKGRRSASDGGSRIAARPSSRVLHGARSGDVTLTQLASGQSLYTLETDSADPLSSLQFVSDAVFLAGCRNGDVYIADTRTPAAPQVSPGPASRGDSVLWWTDALGDRVVRLSSSGRAVISDLRDLGEAVSRAQLDVQSHRCNLDDVRVSWAPALDGCIAVSGELTRHRQTGTGRES, encoded by the exons atgttgtcctcagagGAGAAGACcttagccctcatgttgtcctcagagGAGAAGACcttagccctcatgttgtcctcagagGAGAAGACcttagccctcatgttgtcctcagagGAGAAgaccttaaccctcatgttgtcctcagagGAGAAgacattaaccctcatgttgtcctcagagGAGAAGACcttagccctcat GTGTGTCGTTACCAACGACGGGCGGAGCTCCGACCTGCAGGTGTGGACCGTCGGGGGGGACGACACCG ACGTGATCAGACGGACAGGAAGCGTGAAGGGGAGGAGGAGCGCTTCGGACGGAGGAAGCAGGATCGCGGCTCGACCCTCGTCACGGGTCCTCCACGGCGCTCGGAGCGGCGACGTCACGCTGACGCAGCTCGCCTCGGGACAGAGTCTGTACACGCTCG AGACGGACTCGGCGGACCCGCTGAGTTCTTTACAGTTCGTGAGCGACGCCGTCTTCCTCGCCGGCTGTCGTAACGGAGACGTCTACATCGCCGACACCCGGACGCCTGCTGCTCCTCAGGTCTCCCCTGGACCGGCGTCTCGGGGGGACTCcgtcctctggtggacggaCGCCTTAGGAGACAGGGTCGTCAGGCTCTCCTCATCTGGACGGGCGGTGATTTCAGACCTGAGGGACCTGGGAGAAGCTGTGAGCCGGGCTCAGCTGGACGTCCAATCGCATCGCTGCAACCTGGATGATGTCAGAGTGTCGTGGGCTCCGGCGCTGGACGGGTGCATCGCCGTGTCGGGTGAGTTAAcgagacacagacagacggggacaggaagagagagttAG